In Electrophorus electricus isolate fEleEle1 chromosome 18, fEleEle1.pri, whole genome shotgun sequence, one genomic interval encodes:
- the aplnra gene encoding apelin receptor A: MEPTEYPDTYEYYEDNETACDYSEWEPSYSLIPVLYMLIFILGLSGNGVVIFTVWRSKSKRRAADVYICNLALADLTFVVTLPLWAVYTALGYHWPFGVALCKISSYVVLVNMYGSVFCLTCLSFDRYLAIVHSLSSARLRSRGTMLASLGAIWLVSGALAVPTLLFRTTVNEAGSNRTTCAMDFSLVTLNRQHESLWIAGLSLSSSALGFLLPFLAMTVCYCFIGCTVTRHFSHLRKEDQKKRRLLKIITTLVVVFALCWTPFHVLKSMDALSYLGLAPTSCGFLHFLLLAHPYATCLAYVNSCLNPFLYAFFDLRFRSQCLCLLSLKKAMHGHMSSMSSTLSAQTQKSEVQSLATKV; this comes from the coding sequence ATGGAACCCACGGAATACCCCGACACTTACGAGTACTATGAAGACAACGAGACCGCCTGCGACTACTCGGAGTGGGAGCCCTCCTACTCGCTGATCCCCGTGCTCTATATGCTCATCTTCATCCTCGGTCTGTCCGGGAACGGCGTCGTCATTTTCACCGTCTGGCGCTCCAAGTCGAAGCGTCGCGCCGCGGACGTGTACATCTGCAACCTTGCGCTCGCGGACCTGACGTTCGTGGTGACGCTGCCGCTCTGGGCGGTGTACACGGCGCTGGGCTACCACTGGCCGTTCGGCGTGGCCCTGTGCAAGATCAGTAGCTACGTGGTGCTGGTCAACATGTACGGCAGCGTGTTCTGCCTCACCTGCCTCAGCTTCGATCGCTACCTGGCCATCGTGCACTCGCTGTCGAGCGCGCGCCTGCGCTCGCGCGGCACCATGCTGGCGTCGCTCGGCGCCATCTGGCTGGTGTCGGGCGCGCTGGCGGTTCCCACGCTCCTCTTCCGCACCACCGTGAACGAGGCGGGCAGCAACCGCACCACCTGTGCCATGGACTTCAGCCTGGTCACGCTCAACCGGCAGCACGAGTCTCTGTGGATCGCGGGCTTGAGCCTCTCGTCCTCGGCACTGGGATTCCTGCTGCCCTTCCTGGCCATGACTGTGTGCTACTGCTTCATCGGCTGCACCGTCACACGCCACTTCAGCCACCTGCGCAAGGAGGACCAGAAGAAGCGGCGCCTGCTGAAGATCATCACCACGCTGGTGGTGGTGTTCGCCCTGTGCTGGACGCCCTTCCATGTGCTGAAGAGCATGGACGCGCTGTCCTACCTGGGCCTGGCGCCCACGTCCTGTGGCTTCCTGCACTTCCTGCTGCTGGCACACCCCTACGCCACCTGCCTGGCCTACGTCAACAGCTGCCTGAACCCCTTCCTGTACGCCTTCTTCGACCTGCGCTTCCGCTCACAGTGCTTGTGTCTGCTCAGCCTGAAGAAGGCCATGCACGGTCACATGAGCTCCATGTCCTCCACGCTCAGCGCACAGACCCAGAAGTCCGAGGTGCAGTCGCTGGCCACCAaagtgtga